AGCAAGATGAGTATACTTGCTAAAATAGAGATCCATTGAAGGAGAAGTAACTGGAGAAACACTGCTAGAGCTAGAAGTATGAAGGGACAGAGACTGAAAATGATAGAGTTCTTCATTAAAAATCACATGTCCGAAGATATAGACTTGGTTGCCAATCGGATCAAAGCACCGATAACCTTTGTGCTGAAGACTATAGCCCAAAAACACACAAATGTTGCTTTTAGCATCCAATTTACTGTGAATATAAGGTTTAAGCCATGGAAAGCATTGGCAaccaaaaactttgagtttGGAATAATCCGGGTGCTgatgaaataaaatttcccaaggAGATTGTGAGACACCAGAAATGGGAAGACAATTAATGAGATATAGGGCAGTAGAGAAAGCTTCGACCTAAAACACATGAGGGACATGAGAAGCAACAAGTAAGGTCCTAGCTGTCTCAACAAGAAGGCGGTGTTTTCTCTCAGCACAGCTGTTTTGTTCAGGCGTGTGTGGACAGCTGAATTGATGAAAAATACCATGTGCACTAAGAAAAGATGCAAACGAATGACCAGTAAATTCACCCCCTAAATCTGAACACAACACTTTGATTTTATTACCAAGCAAATTTTCTACATAGTTCTTGAACGCAACAAACGTAGAAAGTACATCCGACTTTGCTTTCAAAGGGAAAACCAACTGTATTTACTAAAATCATCAACAAGAAGTAAGTAATATCGGAAACCACTGCTAGATGTAACAGAAGCAGATCCCCATAAATCACAGTGTAAAAGTTGAAGACTGTGAATAGTTGCTGAAGAAGACAGACCAAAAAGAAGCTTGTGGTTCTTTGCCAATGCACAATCTGAACAGAAAAAATCAACTGTAGACTTGCCTTGCACTGCAAGAGTATTTGTAGATATTACTCGACGAAAAATGGCAGAAAATGGATGACCCAAGCGCCTATGCCATATCTTTATTGGAGCTTTAATACTAACAAAAGTTGATGCAGCAAGTGAAGGAGAAGCTTTACCAGAGACGAAACTAGAAGATGTAGTAGACTGCAAAAGATAGAAGCCGTCTTTAACTGAACCCCGTAAAATCGTCTTCCCCGTGGAACGATCCTTAACAACGGATCCATCAGAATCAAGAGTCAAAGAACAATAATTGTCTCGGAGAAATTGAAAGGCAAACAACAAATTGTGTTGTATGTGAGGAACATGCAGAACATTTGACAGTGTAAAAGAAGAAGTAGAGGTTCGTAATGTAGATGAACCAACATAAGAAATGGACAGACCTTTACCATCACCTATGTAAACCTTGTCTTCACCAGTGTAGGGAGTAGGAGAGTTGATGTGTGATATGTCATTAGTAATGTGCGAAGTAGCTCCTGAGTCAATTAACCAAGTAGGAGAGGGCTTGGCGTTGGAACGAGCACACATTGCTTGGAGCTTGGTAGAAAGGATTCGACCACATATCTCAGGATTTATACGGTCAAAGTAGTCAAGCGCTTCATGACTTGAATTACCACAAATCTGACAAGGAGCCCGAGGACCAGAAGAAGAACCACGAGATTGAGCAAATGAATTAGAACGATTGAAACCACCAGTGAAAGAATTACCACGATGAGAGCCTCGATTGGCACAATAGGCGCCACGATTCGAATTGTAACGAAAAGAGTGCTGAAGTGGTTGATTCTGAGCAACATACGCATGAGGTAGGGTGGGAAGAAGTAGGGGTTAAGCTTGAATTGATAAGGCATGAAATGGTTCAAACATATTGAAAGAGACATCTTTCTTGCGATGATTCAGAAAGAGCTCTTTGGTAAGGAGTAAgccatgcaattcatccaaaGATGTAGAAGCTAATCGAAGCATGATTGAGTCTGTGAATGATTCAAACTCATCAGGAAGACCAGCCAAAGTAGCAGCAATGAGATCGCGATCAGAAATTGAGGCTCCAGCAGCAGTGAGAGAGTCGGAGATCTCTTTGAGCTCTTGCAAATAATCAGACATGGATCGAGAACCTTTTTTAACACATTGAAGTCGAGAACAAAGCTAATGAACATGTGCATCAGAAACACCCCCAAATCTTTGTTCGAGCTTAAGTCATAGATCGCGGGAAAACGAAACGTCAACTGTGAAAGGAATCACCTTTTCAGACAATGTGGAATTAAACCAGATCAGGAAATTCTGATCCTTCTCATACCAAACTTCGAAAGCCAAATTAAGAGTGCAATCAGGCAGAAGAGGGGCGGGACAGGGTTTCGTGCCATCGACGATACCAAGAAAACGATAACACTGAAGAATCGGAGCAAACAAAGCACACCATGGCAGATAATTGGTCCTCTTAAGCTTCATTGGCACCATGCTGCCAATAGTTTGGATTGTGAGATAGGAATATGAAGAGGAATTAGGGTTAGAAGATGGATTGATAACAGGCACCGACTTAGATGAAGTCGCCATGAGAGAGCAAGAAAACAGATCAAGATCAACAAGCGCAGAACAAAATCACCATAGAGAACAATCAAATCGAGGTACAGATCAGAAAATATGAGCGGAAGAGAAGAGGATCGAGAAGAGCCGTGAGGCGACTAGCAATGAAACCATAAAGAATGATAAAACTTCTTCTACAAGATTGTATTTCACTCAATGAATTTTACAATTACACAGAAGAGAATATATATAGCCTTTGGCTCTTTACAAATATACCCTTGACTACCTTAACTAAACTTGTAACAATTCTAACTATAGTTAATAACAAACTAACCACATTTAACTTTCACTAAACTATTTAACATCAACAGAAATGGAAGACTTGTTATCTTCCTTAATAGTAAGTacacttctggatactccccataagtttgacaaaacttccaaatgagaattACAAGCATTGAAAATCGGATAATTtatgcataccaattccttgaacaagcttatgGAAAGTAGACTTTAACACTGACTTCGTGAAAAGGTTGGCAAGGTTGTCTTGAGAACGAATCTGCTTGACTTCAGCTATCGCAATAAGAAATCGACATTAACTataactattgaaaatttggaatgtgacttcttgatAAACTCGCAAGGGTATAGTTCATTactcacatatccctgactaatcaaatactcactcagacaaTTATAATACATCCACCTGAATTGTTTAAATCTATAGAGTGAACACCTCAATCTAATCGAGAGGGTGTTTTGTAGTCTAAAACTATTTaatccagtcaatgtaagtcttttgggaactttcatatagatttccgtatcaagatccctataTAGGTAGCCAGTTACCACGTCTATAAGTAGTATATTCAATTCTTCAAAAACTACTAAACTAATAAGGTAAAAGAACATTATGACGTCCATTACAGGGAAATACGTCTCTTGGTAATCAAACCCAAAGCATTGAGAAAAGTCTTGTGCCACGAGGTATGCCTTAGATCATTATCTCATTCTTCTCATAACGCTTTCTTATGAAACTCACTTGTAGCcaaacgggcttcacatgtagAGGTATAGGAACTATTGGCCCAAACACTgtgtttcgcaagtgaatcaagttcaacttGGACTACTTGTTTCCAATTTAACCAATTAGTTCTATTTTGACATTTATCAATGGAACACGGTTTCTCATCAATTAGCATGATATCAATAGCTACTATGTATGCAAATGCATTGTCGACTAACATCTCATTCTGATTCCAAAGTACGtccaagtgtgaaaaatgtgaaacaaatatgcaaacacTCGTGATCGCATCCTCTACGCTTTGACGATGGGTACATCATTTTTTGGACTTTTAAAACTCTACAAACtctcatgaatagtgttttgAGATGGAGTTCAAAATGTGTAAATAATTCATTTACAAGTgcaaaaaagtgaaaaattatGCCAACGCTTGTTATTGCAACCTGTATACTTTGACGATGGTTACATCGTCGTTTGGAACATTAGAGTTTAGGATTTAGCGTATGTAGATATTAATTTAGGGACAAAGTGGTATGCAGATACTAATTTGGTATGacgtttttcatttgattatatattaaaaaaaattatatttttaacatgtaatgggtcgggtcatattatctGTTAATTTTAAAGGATCGAGTCATATTACCCATTTGTTTTAAGGAGTTTGACACGACATGATTCGTTATGATATCAGGCATGTcacgaaaacgacacaaacACGACATGATTGTCAGGTCTAATTCATTCAAAGACTTGAAGTCCTGGAAGTGTaaatgctgccagtcgtgtcttacTTTATGCAAAAATATATCTTTCTAGTGATCAAAGCGAGCCAGATAATGCATGGATCTTCTTCAGTTAGGTATTCAGTTTGCAGTGCATCATGCATATGTGAGAAACTTTGGGAACACAAGATACATGTATAAGATATTGGATCATAATTCATAAAAGGTGGGTTGATGGTCAAGAATATGTTTTTTGTCGAACTTATATACTACAAgtcacttaattaatccaatagACCGGATCCAAATAGGGATCGAGAGTGGAAGCAAGAAAATATAGTGGTTCAGACCCATATTTGGGCCAAGTGGCTGAGGGCCGGTGGGAACCCTAGAGTTGAGCTTAGCCCGTAAGGATAGGCACCCCAGCAAAAGTTGGGTGCGGGCTGAAGCAAAGAAAAATGCCCATAAAGGGTTTGGGCTTAGAAAAAAGGGCACCAACAGTAACCAAGGTGGGCCGAGTGAGCAACAAGCCCAATAGGGTTGCAGGTTATTTCAGAGAAAGCCCATCAAAGATGGGTGTCGGTTTAGCTGGAGAAGATCAATGGCGCTGCCTCTAGTGACAGTATTCTTAAACAGAAGTGGCATATGCAGGTGCGGCCCATTGGTCTCGAAGGTCAGCGACGTCTTGAAAGACGGCATCGAGGGTTAGTTCGTGACGGATGGGTCCAAAACCAATGATAATTGAAGTGAATCCCACAAATCACGATGAGATTTGACTTGAATCTCGATGTATGTCGTCGAAGACGACGATGTTTCATCGAGCCCAAATGGGCGATGATAGAGATGAcacaaaacgacgtcgtttttgAGTTTTGGAACAGGAGTGGCTTGGTTCCGTGTGCGGCACAGCTTGGCGGCTTGGGGACGTGGTTCACACGTGATTAGGGTTTGAAAAAATCTTAATTTTGCTTCTATTTTCATGCTTTCCTTTGTACTCAAACACTTCACCATAGCAATATTGAATAATACACTATAATATTACATAGGCATGAAcaacatatataaaaaatattgtGTATTCATGAACAACATATATAATAGAGCAATATAAGCAATATATAAAGCAAAATAAATttggggttcatgcatcatgctAAATGTTTTCATGCTATAAAGGCTTATAAAATATTGATTTTGTGTTTGAGAAGTTACTTGATTGAATGGAAACGATGGAAGCTTTTggttgtagaagatccttctccAAAATCCTTCCGTTCCTTAGAACAGCAACATGACCATGCTGATATCATGTTGTAGATCTATTTTACTGAacgaaagagaaagagagggagagagggctGGCGGCAGGGAGAGAGAATAGAAAGAGTTTAGGAATTTTGTGGTGTGTcatttgtgcctttatttatagtgatAAGGAAAAGAGAATCTTACTCTTCAAGTAATACAAATACAACAAGGAAAGATCTCATAGAATCCTATACATAATTTACTAAGATTTACAAAATTACAGTCCTAATGAAATTAGAATTGCaacaatatatgtatatatttccaCTTTCTAGTTGGAAATACACAtaaaatggactagaaaatttgttttttaCAGCTCTTGTCACCGTTGAAGACATGAAGAAAATTATAAAGGAATGCAGCCACATTGTGATTCCCTGCATGCTAGTGTCGAGCCAGTTATGGCCAAAATGTCAAAGCACTGTGACTTTATTGTGATTGGAGGGTTCAGAGGTACTTTCTGCCACATGGAAATGaagagaagggaagagaagTACTAGTAGTCTAGTACATTTTTACCATGTAAAAGTTGTAACTAGGAATTAAATCGTAAAGTTGCTCAAACTGCACCTGCATATCAGACTAGTCAATAGAGTATACATGGTATCCCAACTGATCTCATTGCCATGAAGGTGAACAGAACCACATTGTTCTATGTTCAAGACTTCAAGTTCCTAAATTAGTTAAACACAACAATCAACATCGTCCACAAGTATTTCAAATTTGAACTGGGAGAGAAATTGAAGCTTATaagttacaaataaaaaatttgagaaatagaTCGTCGATCCCCTTGTAACTTGTTGGCTTAGTGGTACAATCAAGGGTCGGTAGGCATTGGGTTCCACTAGCACCCAGTTGGATCATCGTtgaattaccaaaaaaataataataattaagagAGAGGTGGATCAAAGTATGACTGCAAAGGAAAGAAATCCTACTGAATTCAGACACCAAATCAACTTACAACCCGTTAACCCCAATTACCATGCATTATTGGTGTTATTTGAGGCCAAAGTAGGTTGCCTCTGCAAAAAAAGAATGTTGATCTTGTGGTACTACTACTGCTTGTTGGCAGCAGGTTTCATAGTCTGCAACCATTTGAGTACTATAAACCAGTGAGTTTATGTCTCCCCAACTAATTTCACTCTCTGCAGAAGCAGTACTGGTCCCTGCACTGCTACCGTTGTTCAACGTCTCCTCGGAGGCTTGATAATAAAAACCACCCAGTTGCTGATGCTGATGAGCAAAACTGTTGTCGTAAACCTCCAATTCAGTTAGCTGGTTAAGATGATCAGCCTGTAGATTGTTATTCTGATCGTCCAGCCCATGAAATATGGTTGGACTACTTGAACCCCCAGTACCGTTACTAGCATCAAAGTTTGTGCTTGGAAATTGAGAATAGTTATTACTGTTGGCTGCTGAAGTAGAAGCAAGAACATCAATGGAGCTCTGATAGAATTGGTGATCTGATGACGAGGTGGACGAAATATCAACTGGGTACTGAAAACTTGTGGTGCTAGTGTCAGAATCATGGGAAAATCTTCCTCCAAGATTGATGAGCATAGTCTTAATGGAAGCCTCATCCTGCATGAGTTGAGGGTCATGTGTTTGATAATTAGCCACTGGTACTACTGGTAGCTCTGGCCAGTTATAAGGGTTTTGGTTGAAAAACCCAGCTGAGATATTAACAAAATTTGCATTATTTTCTGATCTTTTGATCATCTCTTGCTTAAAGATGGCAGCGCGGCGACTCTGCTGAGCCTCCTGTTGTTTACGCTGCTTGCCCAAGAGCTTTTTCTTCAGCCTTGTGTTCCAGTAGTTCTTAATATCGTTGTCCGTTCGCCCTGGTAACTGGGCTGCAATGATAGACCACCTGTCCAAAAAAAAAGTACTACTTAAAATTCATAAAGTGATAAACTTCCAAATTTGAAGAGCATTAAAAACTAAGATATATAGCCTTGAAATTGTTAAAAGTATACCTGCTTCCAATACTCATGTAGAGGCTGCAAATGATGTTATCTTCTTCCTCTGAGAACCCGCCGTGCTTGATATTCGGCCGTAGATAATTCAACCATCTAAGTCGACAGCTTTTGCCGCACCTTCTAAGGCCTGTCGTTGATCATGAAAAGTAGTACAATAGTATTGATGAAAAGTGATCAGCTAATAATTAAAAACATAGGTTGGATCATGATCAATAATTTTGTTAATTAACTGGGATGAGGAGGATCTGAAGTGATTAATTACTGACCTATCTTCTGAGGTAAGGTAATCCAGTTGCCACCGGTGCCATGCTTCTCGATATAAGCCTTGAGTGTAGCATCTTCTTCAGGTGACCAAGGGCCTTTCTTAACGTTGGCTTTGTCACAGCAAGGAGCTCTGCCCATGGCTTTTTCTTTAAcctggcttcttcttctttttttccggATGTGTGGGTTATGTTGTGATGTACCTTGGTTTAGCTATATATGTATCAGCTAGCTCCCCCTTTATGATTACCAATTGATGATAATTTCAAAAAGTTTATGATAATGTTAATATAATATAagtaagagagaaagagagagagtataATAGCTGGAGAGCTGAGGAGATGGCTGGGGACATGGAAAGGGTCACAGAAATTCAAAAAGTTGAATTGAAAAAAGGGTGAGCCTTTACCTATAGAATATTAGAGAATTGGAAATGCCAGAACAGGAGACCAGAGTTTTATCtcattgtctctctctctctctctctctcttgaagaAACATAAGATAGTGGATGATGATGACCATCAAAAAATAAGTGACGCAACTAGAAGCTTTAAAGAGTTGAAGCAAACAAAGCAAACATCATCAATTGGTTTGAACTCTTCCACTGGTTTATGACCGTGAATGGTTCCTCAAGCCTTTAGTAAGAAGTTAAGAATAATTCGTCCAAACAGCCATTATCATGGTCTTGATATGCAACACAAGGAACGTGTGAAATGAAAACACCACGTGACAATGTTTCATGCACACATAAAAATTCTATAGCTAGTCAAGATCTTATTTTAAGCATGAGTTAAGGTATTTTtccattatttaaatttttgttttaaaggtAAAAAAAGGTTTATCTATATAAGTAGCGTCTATGACTTATATGCAAAAATGTTACTTTTACCATATTTGTACATTACAATTTTACTTATAATAGAGATGAAATCCATATATGTTAGTGACCCCACCTCTATTAGAGAGGTGATACAAATGTATTATGTAAAATAGTAATTGTAGAATTACTGCTTAAATAATATATTTACATAGATGACTATTTCAAGTCCCTTTCTCTGGTTTTGGAGTCGTTGGGGTTGGTTTTCGATGAAAATACCAAGAGGGTTTTGAGGTGTTCATTAGGGATAATTTCTTGTGACGGAACACACCACTATATGTCAGCCCCCCACGGTGGATGAGGCAGTAACAGTCGCTATATACTTGATATAAGAAAATTGTGTCCTCCATCTAATATGGGAACAAACAaccaaaatatattttatttacttGAAAAGGGAAAACTCTTTATGAATTATTATGTATTCGGTTCACCTGGATAACATAGAAGGTAAAGAAATGGGATTAGTCTTGTAAAGAGAAGATGTTCATTACTCCTTGGATTAGACTACATGACATTCTCAATTGGACTACCGGCGGCTTCTAGTGTAACACAAGTGGGGAATTCTTTCGTGGCTAGCATTATTTATTGGCACTCTTTTCTAACTTCTTACATCTTGTATATAatatttcttttcatatttacacGTTAGAGTCAAATAATATTTGTAGACCGTAAGTTCATAAGTATGGACAACAAATGCATGAAAAAACTAAATGTGATCAATGATTTAAAtt
Above is a window of Malus sylvestris chromosome 15, drMalSylv7.2, whole genome shotgun sequence DNA encoding:
- the LOC126603244 gene encoding transcription factor RAX3-like, whose amino-acid sequence is MGRAPCCDKANVKKGPWSPEEDATLKAYIEKHGTGGNWITLPQKIGLRRCGKSCRLRWLNYLRPNIKHGGFSEEEDNIICSLYMSIGSRWSIIAAQLPGRTDNDIKNYWNTRLKKKLLGKQRKQQEAQQSRRAAIFKQEMIKRSENNANFVNISAGFFNQNPYNWPELPVVPVANYQTHDPQLMQDEASIKTMLINLGGRFSHDSDTSTTSFQYPVDISSTSSSDHQFYQSSIDVLASTSAANSNNYSQFPSTNFDASNGTGGSSSPTIFHGLDDQNNNLQADHLNQLTELEVYDNSFAHQHQQLGGFYYQASEETLNNGSSAGTSTASAESEISWGDINSLVYSTQMVADYETCCQQAVVVPQDQHSFFAEATYFGLK